The Streptomyces sp. RKND-216 genomic sequence GGACACGCTGCCGCCGGCGCGGGTCGCCGCGGCGGTGCGGGACCTGGCCGGGCGGCACGATCTGGTGCTCGTCGAGGGCGCCGGCGGGCTGCTGGTGCGGTTCGACCAGGAGGGCACCACGCTCGCCGACACGGCGCGGCTGCTCTCGGCGCCGGTGGTGGTGGTCGCGGACGCGGCACTGGGAACGCTGAACGCGACGGCACTCACCGCGGAGGCGCTGCGGGCGCGCGGGCTCGACTGCGCGGGTGTGGTGGTCGGCGCGTGGCCGGCCGCGCCGGGGCTGGACCACCGGTGCAACCTGGAGGATCTCCCGGTGGTCGCGGGCGCACCGCTGGCCGGGCTGCTGCCCCAGGGCGCGGGCGGCATGTCGCCGGAGGCCTTCCGGGCTGCGGCTGCGGGCTGGCTGGCGCCGTCGCTGGGCGGCACGTGGGACGGGGGGCCGTGCGCGCCGGCGACCGGGGAAACCGGGGCGGGCGGCTGACGGTGCCGCGGCCGGTGGCCGGTCCGGCGTGCCGCGGGCGGCCCGGCCGGGTGGGCTGCCGTACGTGCGGTGGTCAGTCGCTCCAGGTGCGGAGCTCGTCGGCGATGGCGTGGACGTCCGCGGAGCCGTCCTTCACCAGCCGGGCCAGGTCCCGGATGCGTTCGGGCGAGATGACGACCCGCATGCCGCTGGCCACCAGGTAGGCATACGCGACGGCGGAGGCGAACAGGGCGTTGGTGCGCTCCAGCGCCGGGACGTGCAGCAGCAGCTGGAGCAGCGCGGCGGCCCGGTCGTGCGGCTCGGGGTAGACGGGCCGGTCGAATATGGTCGCGTCGTGCCGGCTGACGGCGGCGACGAGCGCGCCGTAGTCGGTGACACGGGGGTCGCCGGGGGCCTTCTCCTCAGCGATCATGAGCAGCCAGGCCAGGTCGATGCGGACGGTCACGCGGCGTTGCGGCCCTCGCTCTCCGGGGTGCCGAACTCCTCGGCGAAGACGGACTCGTAGCTCTTCATGAAATCGGCGGCGGCCTCCACGAAGGTGTGCCCCACCTCGCCGGCGTCGCGCTGCACCAGCTCTTCGATGTAGCGGTTCATGCTCATGCCCCTCTGCAACGCGCGCTCGCGCGCCGTCTCCGCCGTCACCTCGTCCACCCGGACGTTCAGCTGGGTCTTGGCCACGCTCCCACGCTAGCGCGTGAGCGCTATCACGGCAAGCAGTGGCGACCGCGGAAGCGGAGACGGGACGGCGCGGGCGCGTGACCAGGGGTGCTCCGTGCGGGCTGCTTTGCGGACGCTTTACGATGGGTGGCTCACCGGACAGTCGTCCGGGGTTCCAGATCGACCGGAAGGTGTGAGCGTCCGCCCATGGGCGAGCCTCCCAGTACCGACTCCGGCGGCCGTCAGGGCCGCCACACGTGCTGCCCCGCCAGCGTGCCCGATCCCGGGTGGGGGGTGACGGCACGATGACCGAAGTGCTCCTGCTTCTGGTGGCGCTCCTCCTCGCCGTTGCCTGCGGCGCCTTCGTGGCGGCCGAGTTCTCGCTGACCACCGTCGAACGCGCCGAGCTGGAGAACGCGGTGGACCGCGGCGAGCGCGGCGCGCGGAGCGCGATGAGCGCGGTCACCTCCCTCACGTTCCAGCTCTCCGGCGCGCAGCTCGGCATCACCGTGACCAACCTGGTGGTCGGCATGCTGGCCGAGCCGTCCATCGGCGCGCTGCTGGCCGGCCCGCTCGGCGACCTGGGGGTTCCCGAGTCGGCGTCGTCGTCCGTGGCGCTGATCATCGGTACCGCGCTGTCCACGCTGGTCATGATGGTGATCGGCGAGCTGGTGCCGAAGAACTGGGCGATCTCCCGCCCGCTGCCGGTGGCGAAGGCGGTCGCCACGCCGCAACGGCTGTTCTCGGCCGCCTTCCGGCCGCTGATCCGGCATCTGAACAACACCGCGAACCGCGTGGTGGTCCGGATGGGCCTGGAGCCCACCGAGGAGCTGGCGTCCGCACGGTCCCCGCAGGAGCTGGTGGCACTGGCCCGGCACTCCGCGAAGGAGGGGGCGCTGGAGGCCGACACGGCGGACCTGTTCGTGCGCACCCTGCATCTGGCGGAGCTGACCGCGGAGAACGTGATGACGCCGCGTGTGCAGGTCACCGCGCTGGAGGTACAGGCCACCGCGGAGGACGTCGCCAACGCGACCCGGGCGACCGGCCTGTCCCGCTTCCCCGTCTTCCGCGGCAACCTGGACACCGTCGTGGGGATCGTGCGGATCAAGGACGTGCTGGCCGTCCCGGCTGAGGAACGGCCGCGTCTGCCGGTGACGGAGCTGCTGCGGGAGCCGCTGCTGGTCCCGGAGTCGCTGACCGTGGACCGCCTGCTGGACCGGATGCCGGGCGGCGATCGGTCGATCGCGGTCGTCATCGACGAATACGGCGGCACCGCCGGGGTGGTGACGCTGGAGGACATCGTCGAGGAGGTCGTCGGTGAGGTGCGGGACGAGCACGACCCGCACGAGGCGCCCGACCTCGCACCCGCCGGGCAGGACGCGGACGGTCGCAGGCTGTTCGACGCCGACGGCGCGGCACGCACCGACCAACTGGCGCAGATCGGCCTGCGGGCACCGGAGGGGCCGTACGAGACGCTGGCCGGCCTGGTCGCAACGGAGCTGGGGCGGATCCCGTCCGAGGGCGACGTGCTGGAGGTCGCCGGATGGCGGCTGGAGGTGCGGGACGCCTCCGGGCGGCGCGCGGCGGGCGTACGCCTCACGGGGCCGCTGCCGCACGCCGAACACGACGAGGACGAGGGGGCCTGGCGATGACCGCGCTGCAGTTGTTCATCGGCCTGCTGACGCTGGTGGCCAACGCCTTCTTCGTCGGCGGCGAGTTCGCCATGGTCTCGGTGCGCCGCAGCCAGATCGAACCGCGTGCGCAGGAGGGCGACCGCCGGGCGCGGAGCGTGATGTGGGGCCTGGAACACGTGTCGCAGATCCTGGCCGCCGCGCAACTGGGCATCACGCTGTCCACGCTGGTACTCGGCGTCGTCGCGGAGCCGGCGATCGCCCACCTGCTGGAGCCGCTGTTCCACGCCGTGTCGATGCCGGAGGGCCTGATCCATCCGATCGCGTTCGCGATCGCCCTGTCCGCGGCGACCTACCTGCACATGCTGGTCGGCGAGATGGTGCCGAAGAACATCGCGCTGGCCGCGCCGTACCGCTCGGCCATGGTCCTTGGGCCGCCGATGGTGGCGCTGACCCGGGCACTGCGTCCGGTGATCTTCACGGTGAACGCGTTCGCGAACACGCTGTTGAAGCTGATCCGGGTGGAGCCCAGGGACGAGGTCGAGTCGACGTTCTCGGACGACGAACTGGCCCGCATGGTCGCGGACTCCAGCGAAGCGGGACTGCTGGACGACCGGTCCACGGAACGGCTGCGGGACGCACTGGAACTGGGCCGCCGCCCCGTTTCCGACGTGGCGCGGCCGCTGGAGCGGGTGGTGTCGGCGCCGCTGGGCGTGACGCCGGAGGAACTGGAACGGCTGTCGTCCGACTCCGGTTACTCTCGCTTCCCGGTCGTCGACTCGAGCGGACGTGCGATGGGCTACCTGCACGTCAAGGACGCCCTGGACGCGGTGCCGCGCGACGAGGCGTTCCCACGGAGCGCCCTGCGCCCGATCGCGCTGGTGCGCGGGGCGACGCCCCTGGACGACGTGCTGGGCGCGATGCGCGGCAGCCGTACGCATCTGGCGGCAGTGATCGGCGCCGAGGGGAAGGCGGCCGGCCTGGTCACCATGGAGGACGTGCTGCGGGAGCTGGTGGGCAGGCTTCCCGGCGGGTGACGTGCGGACCCGCTGCGGCACGCCGGGGCCGGCGTGCCGCAGCGGTGGACCCCTGTGAGCCGGGCGGCCGGGCGGGACGTACCGGCGATCTGCTTGACCGGGGCAACCAGTATTCTGGGGCGGCCATGGACAACGCCGCCGCGCCCCCGATCACCAGCTTCGTCGCCCTGGGCGACTCCTTCACCGAAGGCATGTCGGACCTGCTGCCGGACGGCAGCTACCGGGGCTGGGCGGATCTGCTGGCCACCCGGCTCGCCGCGCGGTCCGGCGGCTTCCGTTACGCCAACCTCGCGGTGCGGGGCAAGCTGATCCGTCAGATCGCCGACGAACAGGTGGCGGTCGCGGCGGCGCTGCGCCCGGACCTGGCGACGCTGGTCGGCGGGCTGAACGACGTGCTGCGGCCGCGCTGCGACATGGGCCGGGTGTGCGGCGTGCTGGAGGAGTCGGTGGAACGGCTCGCGCCGTACTGCGGCCGGCTGGTGCTGATGCGCAGCCCCGGGCGGCGCGGGCCGGGGCTGGAGCGCTGCCGGCCCCGGATGGAGCAGCTCTTCTCCTTCGTCGACGATCTCGCCGGCCGGCACGGCGCGACGGTGGTCGACCTGTACTCCGCCCCGTCGCTGACCGACCCGCGGCTGTGGGCGGACGACCGGCTGCATCTGACGGACGAGGGGCACCGCAGGGTCGCCGAGGCGGTGTGGCAGGCGGTCGGGCTGCCCGCCGAGACCGACTGGGAGACGCCGCTGCCGGAGTCCGCGCCGCCCGGCTGGCTGCTGCGGCGGCGCGCGGACCTGCGGTTCACGCGCGAACATCTGGTGCCGTGGGTCGGTCGCCGGCTCACCGGGCGTTCCTCCGGCGACGGACGTGCGCCCAAGCGCCCGGACCTCACCCCGCTGGCCTGCGAGGACACCCCGTAGAATCCGCGGTGTGAGTGACAAGCCCCGCATCCCGAACGTTCTGGCCGGCCGCTACGCCTCGACGGAGCTGGCCGTCCTGTGGTCTCCCGAGTACAAGGTCACGCTGGAGCGGCGGCTGTGGCTCGCGGTGCTCCGCGCCCAGCGGGACCTGGGTGTGGAGGTCCCGGACGGGGCCGTCGAGGACTACGAGCGGGTGCTGGAGCAGGTGGACCTGGAGTCCGTCGCCGCGCGGGAACGCGTCACCCGGCACGATGTGAAGGCCCGCATCGAGGAGTTCAACGCGCTCGCCGGGCACGAGCAGGTCCACAAGGGCATGACGTCCCGGGACCTGACGGAGAACGTCGAGCAGCTGCAGGTGCGGCTGTCGCTGGAGCACGTGCGGGACCGCACGGTGGCGCTGCTGGCGCGGCTGGGGAGGCTGGCGGGCGAGCACGCGGAGCTGGTGATGGCCGGCCGCTCGCACAACGTGGCCGCGCAGGCGACGACGCTGGGCAAGAGGTTCGCGACCGCGGCGGACGAGCTGCTGGCCGCCTACGAGCGGCTGGAGGACCTGCTCGGCCGGTACCCGCTGCGGGGGGTGAAGGGCCCGGTGGGCACCGCGCAGGACATGCTGGACCTGCTGGGCGGCGACGCGGGGAAGCTGGCCGAGCTGGAGCGTCGCGTCGCCGGGCACCTCGGTTTCGCACGCGCCTTCACCTCCGTCGGGCAGGTCTACCCGCGGTCGCTGGACTACGACGTGGTGACGGCCCTGGTGCAGCTCGCGGCGGCGCCGTCGTCGCTGGCGAAGACGATCCGCCTGATGGCGGGCCAGGAGCTGGTCACCGAGGGCTTCAAGGAGGGCCAGGTCGGGTCGTCGGCGATGCCGCACAAGATGAACACACGTTCCTGCGAACGGGTCAACGGCCTCGCGGTGATCCTGCGCGGGTACGCGTCGATGGCCGGCGAGCTGGCGGGCGACCAGTGGAACGAGGGTGACGTGTCGTGCTCCGTGGTGCGCCGGGTGGCGCTGCCGGACGCGTTCTTCGCGTTCGACGGGCTGCTGGAGACCTTCCTGACGGTGCTGGACGAGTTCGGCGCCTTCCCGGCCGTGGTCGCCCGCGAACTGGACCGCTACCTGCCCTTCCTGGCCACGACGAAGGTGCTGATGGGCGCCGTGCGGGCCGGTGTGGGGCGGGAGACCGCTCACGAGGCGATCAAGGAGCACGCGGTCGCCTCGGCGCTGGCGATGCGTCAGGGCGCGGAGCGCAACGAGCTGCTGGACCGGCTCGCCGCCGACCGCCGCATCCCGCTGGACCGTGCGGCGCTGGACGCGCTGATGGCCGACCGGCTGTCGTTCACCGGCGCAGCGGGCGAGCAGACGGCCGCCGTGGCGGCGAGGATCGAGGAGATCGTCAAGCGCCACCCGGAGGCGGCCGGTTACACGCCGGGGTCGATCCTCTGAGCAGCCCGCCCCCGCCGCCGTTCCGCCCCTCCCCCGCCGACCTGGAGGCCGCGCGCGACCGCCTGGTGCCGGACGTGGTCGCGGGGGGCTTGCGGGTGCTGTTCTGCGGCATCAACCCCGGGCTCTGGTCGGCGGCGACCGGCCACCACTTCGCGCGGCCGGGCAACCGGTTCTGGCCGGTCCTGCACCGCTCCGGGTTCACACCGCGGCAGCTGGCGCCGCACGAGGAGCGCGAGTTGCTGGAGCACGGCCTGGGCATCACCAACGTGGTCGCCCGGGCCAGTGCACGTGCGGACGAGCTGACCCGCGAGGAGTACGAGACCGGCGGGCGCGCGCTGGAGCGCAGGGTCGCGCGGTGGCGTCCGGCGTGGCTGGCGGTGGTGGGGGTGACCGCGTACCGGGCGGCGTTCGGCGAACGGCGGGCGGGCGTGGGCCCGCAGGAGCGGACCATGGGCGGCACGCGCATCTGGGTGCTGCCCAACCCCAGCGGCCTCAACGCCCATTGGCAACCGGCCGCGATGGCGGAGGAGTTCGGCCGGCTGCGTGCCGCCTCGGAGGCGGACCGGGCGGACGGCTGAGCCGCGCGCTGTGTGCCGCGTCGGCCGCTGCTGGTCGGTGTCAGTCGGTGTCGGCCGGTGTCAGTCGGTGTCGCCGACGGCGGCGACCAGGTGGAAGGGCAGATTGTCGCCCTGCCGGCCCACGCCGACACCCAGCCAGCGGTCGCCGACCTGCCAGCGGCGCAGGACGCGGACGGAGGCACAGAGGGTGCGCAGGGGTTCGGGGACCGGCTCCCCCGAGGCCAGCCGCACCAGGTCGTCGGTGAGGTCGAGTACCTCGGGCTCGCCCCAGCGGCGAGTGAGCAGCTCCACCAGCGCGTCGCAGTCGGCGCCGAAGGCCTCCTCCGCCTCCAGACCCGCGCTCGGGTCGTCCTCGGACGGGTCCGCGCCGACGGCGAGGTCCGCGGTGCGCGGTCCGGGCACCGCCAGGAGGCGCTCGACGGCGGCGGCGTGGTGGGCGAGGATCATGGGACCAGTAAACCGTCCTCCGGGGTGGGTTGACGACGGTTCAGGCACGGGCTTTCCGCGACGCCGGAACGGGAGCCGCCGGGATGCCGCCCCCGGCCCGGCCCCGGGGGAGTCCGCGCGGCCCGCCACGGGTCCGTTTCGTGAGGGCGGCGCTGCTCGCAGGGCCGCGGCGGAGCGGATACGATCCGCTGCACGCGCACGACCAGGGAGGCGGACGTGGGGAGGCTCACCGGCGGCGACCCGTCGCTGCTGCGTCGTATCAACTCCGCCGTCGTGCTGCGGGCCCTGCGCGGGACGGACGAACCGCCGACGCTGACGCTTACCGACCTCGCCCACGCGACGGGCCTGTCGCGCCCCACTGTCGAAGGTGTGGTGGAGGGCCTGGCGGATGCCGGACTGGTCGCCGAGGACACCCAGGGCGGCGGCGACGCCCGCCGCGGGCGGCCCGCACGCCGGTTCCGGTTCTGCTCCGAGGCGGGGCACCTGCTGGGCGTGGAGATCGGACCGCACCGCGTCGCCGCGGTGCTGGCGGACCTGACGGGGCGCACCACCTCGACGATGGCACGGCCGGTCGCGGAGGACGCCGAGGCCGGCCGGCGGCTGGAGCACGTCCGCACGCTGGTCGCGGACCTGCTGCGCCGGGCGGGGGTGGCCCGCACCTCGCTGCGCGCGGTCGGCGTGGGGAGCCCCGGCATCGTGGAGGCGGACGGCCGGGTACGGCTGGGCACGGCGCTGCCGGGATGGACCGGCCTCCCTCTGGGCGACCGGCTGCGGCGCTCCTTTCGCTGCCCGGTGCTGGTGGAGAACGACGCAAACGCGGCGGCGCTCGCCGAGCACTGGAAGGGCGCGGCCGCCGGCTCCGACGACGTGGTGTTCGTCCTGGCGGGTCTGAGCCCGGGCGCCGGGTCGCTGATCGGCGGCCGGCTGCACCGCGGGTTCGGCGGCGCGGCGGGGGAGATCGGGGCGCTCCACCTGCTGGGCAGGGAGGCCACCCCGGAGCGTCTGCTGTCCACGACGGGCGAGCCGCTGCACCCGCTGGACGAGGAGGCGGTGGCCCGGGTCTTCGAGCTCGCCCGGGAGGGCGACCCCCGGGCGACGGAGGCGGTCGGCAGGTTCATCCGGCGGCTGGTGCACGACGTGGCGGCACTGGTCCTGGCCCTGGACCCCGAGCTGGTGGTCGTGGGCGGCTGGGCCTCCGGGCTGGACGGGGTGCTGGGTCCGCTGCGTGACGAGCTGGAGCGGTACTGCCTGCGGCCGCCGCGGGTGGCGCTGTCGGAGCTGGGTGAGGCGGCGGTCGCGACCGGCGCGCTGCGGCTGGCGGTGGACCATTGGGAGGAGCGGCTGTTCGCGGTCGAGGGCACGACGGTCGGCGGCTGAGGCGGGACGCGAGCACGGCTCGCCGTTTCCCCGGTTGCCCCGCGCCCCGCGGGGGCCGGTCAG encodes the following:
- the bioD gene encoding dethiobiotin synthase is translated as MTVLVVTGTGTGVGKTVATAALAAAAVRAGRSTAVVKPAQTGVAPGEAGDVAEVARLAGDAVETAELARYPEPLAPATAARRAGMDTLPPARVAAAVRDLAGRHDLVLVEGAGGLLVRFDQEGTTLADTARLLSAPVVVVADAALGTLNATALTAEALRARGLDCAGVVVGAWPAAPGLDHRCNLEDLPVVAGAPLAGLLPQGAGGMSPEAFRAAAAGWLAPSLGGTWDGGPCAPATGETGAGG
- a CDS encoding fic family toxin-antitoxin system, toxin component produces the protein MTVRIDLAWLLMIAEEKAPGDPRVTDYGALVAAVSRHDATIFDRPVYPEPHDRAAALLQLLLHVPALERTNALFASAVAYAYLVASGMRVVISPERIRDLARLVKDGSADVHAIADELRTWSD
- a CDS encoding antitoxin, producing the protein MAKTQLNVRVDEVTAETARERALQRGMSMNRYIEELVQRDAGEVGHTFVEAAADFMKSYESVFAEEFGTPESEGRNAA
- a CDS encoding hemolysin family protein, which gives rise to MTEVLLLLVALLLAVACGAFVAAEFSLTTVERAELENAVDRGERGARSAMSAVTSLTFQLSGAQLGITVTNLVVGMLAEPSIGALLAGPLGDLGVPESASSSVALIIGTALSTLVMMVIGELVPKNWAISRPLPVAKAVATPQRLFSAAFRPLIRHLNNTANRVVVRMGLEPTEELASARSPQELVALARHSAKEGALEADTADLFVRTLHLAELTAENVMTPRVQVTALEVQATAEDVANATRATGLSRFPVFRGNLDTVVGIVRIKDVLAVPAEERPRLPVTELLREPLLVPESLTVDRLLDRMPGGDRSIAVVIDEYGGTAGVVTLEDIVEEVVGEVRDEHDPHEAPDLAPAGQDADGRRLFDADGAARTDQLAQIGLRAPEGPYETLAGLVATELGRIPSEGDVLEVAGWRLEVRDASGRRAAGVRLTGPLPHAEHDEDEGAWR
- a CDS encoding hemolysin family protein, with product MTALQLFIGLLTLVANAFFVGGEFAMVSVRRSQIEPRAQEGDRRARSVMWGLEHVSQILAAAQLGITLSTLVLGVVAEPAIAHLLEPLFHAVSMPEGLIHPIAFAIALSAATYLHMLVGEMVPKNIALAAPYRSAMVLGPPMVALTRALRPVIFTVNAFANTLLKLIRVEPRDEVESTFSDDELARMVADSSEAGLLDDRSTERLRDALELGRRPVSDVARPLERVVSAPLGVTPEELERLSSDSGYSRFPVVDSSGRAMGYLHVKDALDAVPRDEAFPRSALRPIALVRGATPLDDVLGAMRGSRTHLAAVIGAEGKAAGLVTMEDVLRELVGRLPGG
- a CDS encoding SGNH/GDSL hydrolase family protein, with the translated sequence MDNAAAPPITSFVALGDSFTEGMSDLLPDGSYRGWADLLATRLAARSGGFRYANLAVRGKLIRQIADEQVAVAAALRPDLATLVGGLNDVLRPRCDMGRVCGVLEESVERLAPYCGRLVLMRSPGRRGPGLERCRPRMEQLFSFVDDLAGRHGATVVDLYSAPSLTDPRLWADDRLHLTDEGHRRVAEAVWQAVGLPAETDWETPLPESAPPGWLLRRRADLRFTREHLVPWVGRRLTGRSSGDGRAPKRPDLTPLACEDTP
- the purB gene encoding adenylosuccinate lyase; the encoded protein is MSDKPRIPNVLAGRYASTELAVLWSPEYKVTLERRLWLAVLRAQRDLGVEVPDGAVEDYERVLEQVDLESVAARERVTRHDVKARIEEFNALAGHEQVHKGMTSRDLTENVEQLQVRLSLEHVRDRTVALLARLGRLAGEHAELVMAGRSHNVAAQATTLGKRFATAADELLAAYERLEDLLGRYPLRGVKGPVGTAQDMLDLLGGDAGKLAELERRVAGHLGFARAFTSVGQVYPRSLDYDVVTALVQLAAAPSSLAKTIRLMAGQELVTEGFKEGQVGSSAMPHKMNTRSCERVNGLAVILRGYASMAGELAGDQWNEGDVSCSVVRRVALPDAFFAFDGLLETFLTVLDEFGAFPAVVARELDRYLPFLATTKVLMGAVRAGVGRETAHEAIKEHAVASALAMRQGAERNELLDRLAADRRIPLDRAALDALMADRLSFTGAAGEQTAAVAARIEEIVKRHPEAAGYTPGSIL
- the mug gene encoding G/U mismatch-specific DNA glycosylase, encoding MSSPPPPPFRPSPADLEAARDRLVPDVVAGGLRVLFCGINPGLWSAATGHHFARPGNRFWPVLHRSGFTPRQLAPHEERELLEHGLGITNVVARASARADELTREEYETGGRALERRVARWRPAWLAVVGVTAYRAAFGERRAGVGPQERTMGGTRIWVLPNPSGLNAHWQPAAMAEEFGRLRAASEADRADG
- a CDS encoding ROK family transcriptional regulator, with the translated sequence MGRLTGGDPSLLRRINSAVVLRALRGTDEPPTLTLTDLAHATGLSRPTVEGVVEGLADAGLVAEDTQGGGDARRGRPARRFRFCSEAGHLLGVEIGPHRVAAVLADLTGRTTSTMARPVAEDAEAGRRLEHVRTLVADLLRRAGVARTSLRAVGVGSPGIVEADGRVRLGTALPGWTGLPLGDRLRRSFRCPVLVENDANAAALAEHWKGAAAGSDDVVFVLAGLSPGAGSLIGGRLHRGFGGAAGEIGALHLLGREATPERLLSTTGEPLHPLDEEAVARVFELAREGDPRATEAVGRFIRRLVHDVAALVLALDPELVVVGGWASGLDGVLGPLRDELERYCLRPPRVALSELGEAAVATGALRLAVDHWEERLFAVEGTTVGG